One genomic region from Clostridium saccharobutylicum DSM 13864 encodes:
- a CDS encoding response regulator transcription factor, which translates to MWKLIIADDEPKIRRGIRNMMNWESYDIEIIGEAEDGEIALEVISEKKPDIVLLDINMPFINGLNLLKKLNNLNIKSLVIIISGYDDFSYVQRALQFKVFDYILKPVNKKNMSEIILKAICRLEEIKREENYKTWVKKQLTNNIDKLRKTFFSEWLDNKLTDDEALAEMNFFNIKFEDNIGIIIIKLIDKMNFEIVNKDWNEDLLEFAISNLLNEEFKDFKNKLIFTDDKKNIILVANINETVNWINTEKRIQVDISKYLKCSAIVKQKEIYGGILKVKNAYTDLINTINDEKKYNPIVLFAIKYIEENYYLNNLSVNEISNKLEVTSSYLSKLIKKETGLSFIDYLTNVRIKQAMCIMRDPIVKIYDVAELVGYSNQHYFCRAFKKIVGVSPTEYKRGR; encoded by the coding sequence ATGTGGAAATTAATTATTGCAGATGATGAGCCTAAAATTAGAAGAGGCATTAGGAATATGATGAATTGGGAAAGTTATGATATAGAGATAATTGGTGAAGCAGAAGATGGGGAAATTGCTTTAGAGGTAATTAGTGAGAAAAAGCCTGATATTGTTCTATTAGATATTAATATGCCATTTATAAATGGATTAAATCTTTTGAAAAAGTTAAATAATTTAAATATTAAAAGTCTTGTGATAATAATAAGTGGATATGATGATTTTTCATATGTGCAAAGAGCATTACAGTTTAAAGTATTTGATTATATTTTGAAACCTGTAAATAAGAAGAATATGTCTGAAATAATATTAAAAGCAATTTGTAGGCTTGAAGAAATTAAAAGGGAAGAAAATTATAAAACATGGGTGAAAAAACAGTTAACTAACAACATAGACAAACTAAGAAAGACATTTTTTAGTGAATGGCTGGATAATAAATTAACTGATGATGAAGCGTTAGCTGAAATGAATTTTTTTAATATTAAATTTGAAGATAATATAGGAATTATAATTATAAAACTTATTGATAAAATGAATTTTGAAATAGTAAACAAAGATTGGAATGAAGATTTATTAGAATTTGCGATTTCAAACTTATTAAATGAAGAATTCAAAGATTTTAAAAATAAACTTATTTTTACAGATGATAAAAAAAATATTATATTAGTTGCTAATATAAATGAAACAGTAAATTGGATTAACACTGAGAAAAGGATACAAGTAGATATATCAAAATATTTAAAATGTAGTGCAATAGTTAAGCAAAAAGAAATATATGGTGGCATTTTAAAAGTAAAAAATGCTTATACTGATCTTATAAATACCATAAATGACGAAAAGAAATATAATCCTATTGTATTGTTTGCCATTAAATATATAGAAGAAAATTATTATTTAAATAATTTAAGTGTAAATGAAATTTCAAATAAATTAGAAGTAACATCCTCATATTTAAGCAAACTAATAAAAAAGGAAACAGGATTATCGTTTATAGATTACTTAACTAATGTGAGAATAAAACAAGCTATGTGCATTATGAGAGATCCTATAGTTAAGATTTATGATGTTGCTGAATTAGTTGGATATAGCAATCAGCATTATTTTTGTAGAGCTTTTAAAAAAATTGTTGGAGTTTCTCCCACAGAATATAAGAGAGGGCGATAA
- a CDS encoding substrate-binding domain-containing protein yields MKKKRIIIFMIIVTIFLCMITFLIIKLYESKMKEKDTFVIGMSQANLYEPWRIAMNKEISEEAKKHNNVKIIYKDAGGDSEKQKKDIQDLINFGANLLIVSINDSKELTPAVKKAYESIPVIVLDRAVEGYDYTLYIGSDAKSIGVQAGELVNQLTGTSNMKIIEVQGMLNSITDEEITNGFKDSIGKNRNITIDRTIVGDWQKSETQDKIENILKDDTNINLIFAHSDYMALGAYYAAQNVGDKNIKIIGVDGLEGHENGIHLVKNGQLEGTFTCKTGGKEAVQYAVKILKKKEEIPKKILLECNKITKKTLN; encoded by the coding sequence ATGAAGAAGAAAAGAATTATAATATTTATGATAATAGTTACAATTTTTTTATGTATGATTACTTTTCTTATAATAAAGCTATATGAATCAAAAATGAAAGAAAAAGATACATTTGTTATTGGAATGTCTCAAGCAAACTTATATGAACCATGGAGAATAGCTATGAATAAGGAAATTTCAGAGGAAGCTAAAAAACATAATAATGTAAAAATAATTTATAAGGATGCTGGAGGAGATTCTGAAAAGCAAAAAAAAGATATACAGGATTTAATTAATTTTGGAGCAAATTTATTAATAGTATCAATAAATGACTCTAAAGAATTAACTCCAGCTGTTAAGAAAGCGTATGAATCAATACCAGTAATAGTATTAGATAGAGCTGTTGAAGGTTATGATTATACGCTTTATATAGGTTCAGATGCAAAATCAATAGGAGTACAAGCAGGCGAGTTAGTAAATCAATTGACAGGTACAAGTAATATGAAGATTATAGAGGTACAAGGTATGCTTAATTCTATTACAGATGAAGAAATAACCAATGGATTTAAAGATTCAATTGGAAAAAATAGAAATATAACTATAGATAGAACTATTGTTGGAGATTGGCAAAAGAGTGAAACTCAAGATAAAATTGAAAATATTCTGAAGGATGATACAAATATAAATTTAATTTTTGCACATAGTGACTATATGGCATTAGGTGCATATTATGCAGCTCAAAACGTAGGAGATAAAAATATAAAGATAATAGGTGTGGATGGGCTGGAAGGACATGAAAATGGAATACATCTGGTTAAAAATGGACAGCTCGAAGGAACATTTACTTGTAAGACTGGAGGGAAAGAAGCAGTACAATATGCAGTAAAAATATTAAAAAAGAAAGAGGAAATTCCTAAAAAAATTTTATTAGAATGTAATAAAATTACTAAGAAAACTTTAAATTAA
- a CDS encoding ABC transporter substrate-binding protein produces MKFKKMMALVASTVLCVGMLAGCGSTSSSTGSQSTSSKSDKKVIGFAQVGAESGWRTAETDSIKSIPTLDSNFDLKFSDGQQKQENQIKAIRSFIAQKVDLIALDPVVETGWDTVLQEAKDAKIPVVIVDRNVTVSDDSLYKCFLGSDMEEEGKKAAQIVIDQFGKDAKLNIAELQGTVGSTAMVGRQKGFNETIKDCPNYKIVKSQTGDFTRAKGKEVMEAFLKSDGDNINVLWSHNDDMAVGAIQAIEEYGKQPGKDIFIVSCDGIKDMFQLMADGKSNAIVECNPLLGPQLLEVSKDILDGKDVERSIKSKESQFLQKDAATELPNRQY; encoded by the coding sequence ATGAAATTTAAAAAGATGATGGCATTGGTAGCTAGCACAGTTTTATGTGTAGGAATGCTTGCAGGATGTGGAAGTACAAGCTCTAGTACAGGATCTCAATCAACAAGTAGTAAATCAGATAAAAAGGTAATTGGTTTTGCACAAGTTGGTGCAGAAAGCGGTTGGAGAACAGCAGAAACTGATTCAATTAAATCAATCCCAACTTTAGATTCAAATTTCGATTTAAAATTCTCTGATGGTCAACAAAAACAAGAAAATCAAATTAAAGCAATAAGATCATTTATTGCACAAAAGGTAGACTTAATTGCCTTAGATCCAGTTGTTGAGACAGGATGGGATACTGTATTGCAAGAAGCTAAAGATGCTAAAATTCCAGTAGTAATTGTTGATAGAAATGTAACAGTTTCTGATGATTCACTTTATAAATGCTTTTTAGGTTCAGATATGGAAGAGGAAGGGAAAAAGGCAGCTCAGATTGTAATTGATCAATTTGGTAAGGATGCAAAACTTAATATAGCTGAACTTCAAGGAACTGTTGGATCAACTGCAATGGTTGGAAGACAAAAAGGATTTAATGAAACTATAAAAGATTGTCCAAATTATAAGATAGTAAAATCACAAACAGGTGACTTTACTCGTGCAAAAGGTAAAGAAGTAATGGAAGCTTTCTTAAAATCAGATGGAGATAATATAAATGTATTATGGTCTCATAATGATGATATGGCTGTTGGTGCTATTCAAGCTATAGAGGAATATGGAAAACAACCAGGTAAAGATATATTTATAGTTTCATGTGATGGTATTAAAGATATGTTCCAATTAATGGCTGATGGTAAATCAAATGCAATTGTTGAATGTAACCCATTGCTTGGACCTCAATTATTAGAAGTGTCTAAAGATATACTAGATGGTAAAGATGTTGAAAGATCTATAAAGTCTAAAGAAAGCCAATTCTTACAAAAGGATGCAGCAACTGAATTACCTAATAGACAATATTAA
- a CDS encoding sugar ABC transporter ATP-binding protein, which yields MNDSDIILEMKGISKVFPGVRALSNVDFTLRKGEIHTLMGENGAGKSTLIKVLTGVYEIDEGEIILRGKNIKISSTQEAQGYGISTVYQEVNLCPNLTVAENIYIGRQPMKSGLINWKKINVDAEKLLKERLNLNIDVKKALNNYSVAVQQMVAIARAVDISKGILILDEPTSSLDDNEVKQLFKIMKKFREEGMSIIFVTHFLDQVYEVSDKLTVLRNGELVGTYDADKLSRIDLVSKMIGKDYGEIEKSTRTKKETSNAKRENLIVTKSFGRAGTINPFNIEIKKGEILGFAGLLGSGRSECARAIFGIDKSTTGNITIGGKTYSYIYPKKAIEEGMGFCPEDRKAEGIVGDLTIRENIILALQGNKGIFKYIPMKKQQEIAKKYIDLLKIKTPSMEQKISNLSGGNQQKVILARWLATEPDFLILDEPTRGIDIGAKGEITELILKLAKQGMTILFISSELPEVVKCCDRVIVLRDRNVIGELVGDEIEEANIMKTIAGEAI from the coding sequence ATGAATGATTCGGATATAATTCTAGAAATGAAAGGCATAAGTAAGGTTTTTCCAGGGGTTAGAGCACTTTCAAATGTTGATTTTACTCTTAGAAAAGGCGAAATTCATACACTTATGGGTGAAAATGGAGCTGGTAAATCAACTTTAATAAAAGTATTAACTGGAGTTTATGAAATAGATGAAGGTGAAATTATACTAAGAGGAAAAAATATAAAAATTTCATCTACACAAGAGGCACAAGGTTATGGAATAAGTACTGTTTATCAAGAAGTTAATCTGTGTCCCAATTTAACAGTTGCTGAAAATATATATATTGGTCGTCAGCCAATGAAATCTGGATTAATAAATTGGAAGAAAATAAATGTAGATGCAGAAAAATTGCTTAAGGAAAGACTTAATTTAAACATAGATGTAAAAAAAGCATTAAATAATTATTCTGTTGCAGTACAACAGATGGTAGCAATTGCAAGAGCAGTAGACATTTCTAAAGGAATATTAATTCTTGATGAACCAACATCAAGTTTAGATGATAATGAAGTAAAACAATTGTTCAAAATTATGAAAAAATTTAGAGAAGAAGGAATGTCAATAATATTCGTTACTCACTTCTTAGATCAAGTATATGAAGTTTCAGATAAGCTTACAGTACTTAGAAATGGTGAATTAGTTGGTACTTATGATGCAGATAAACTTTCTAGAATAGATTTAGTTTCTAAAATGATAGGTAAGGATTATGGTGAAATTGAAAAGAGCACACGAACTAAAAAAGAAACTAGTAATGCAAAAAGAGAAAATTTAATTGTAACAAAAAGCTTTGGAAGGGCTGGGACAATAAATCCATTTAATATAGAAATTAAAAAAGGGGAAATACTTGGTTTTGCAGGACTTTTGGGATCAGGCAGAAGCGAATGTGCAAGAGCAATTTTTGGTATAGATAAATCTACGACTGGTAATATAACCATTGGTGGAAAAACTTATTCATATATTTATCCTAAAAAAGCAATAGAAGAAGGCATGGGATTTTGCCCAGAGGATAGAAAAGCAGAAGGTATAGTTGGAGATTTAACAATAAGGGAAAATATAATTTTAGCATTACAAGGTAATAAAGGCATATTCAAATATATACCAATGAAGAAACAACAGGAAATTGCTAAAAAATATATAGATTTGCTTAAAATAAAAACTCCAAGTATGGAACAAAAAATTAGCAATTTAAGTGGTGGTAATCAACAAAAAGTGATTTTGGCTAGATGGCTGGCAACAGAACCGGATTTTTTAATTTTAGATGAGCCAACTAGAGGAATAGATATTGGAGCAAAAGGTGAAATAACTGAACTTATATTAAAATTGGCTAAACAAGGTATGACTATATTGTTTATTTCTTCAGAATTACCAGAAGTGGTTAAGTGTTGTGATAGAGTAATAGTATTAAGAGATAGAAATGTTATAGGTGAATTAGTTGGAGATGAAATAGAAGAAGCAAATATTATGAAAACTATAGCAGGGGAGGCAATTTAG
- a CDS encoding ABC transporter permease, translating to MESKKENGIFLKFYSSKIFWPVISLIVLLLFNFIMTPGFLSITMKDGHLFGNTIDILNRSAPLILISIGMTLVIATQGIDISVGSIIAISAALSATVIVDGGSVFSAVLIGIAAGLLCGIWNGFLVSYIGVQPMVGTLILYIVGRGIAQLITGGQILTFTNKDFIFIGTGYVLLPVAIFIALIVALIMYFLIRRTALGLFIESIGVNGNSCKFAGIQSKRVVFSLYVICGILAGIAGIILCSNIKSADANNVGLWLELDAILATVIGGTSMAGGRFYLGGTVVGALFIQTLTTTIYSLGVPPEITQVVKAIVVIVVCIIQSPEFRKMINVKKNNKVNVKEKEVIGA from the coding sequence ATGGAATCTAAAAAGGAAAATGGTATTTTTCTTAAATTTTATAGTTCAAAAATATTTTGGCCAGTAATAAGTTTGATAGTACTTCTTTTATTCAATTTCATTATGACACCAGGTTTTTTAAGCATAACAATGAAAGATGGTCATTTGTTTGGAAATACAATAGATATATTAAATCGTTCAGCGCCGCTTATTCTTATATCTATAGGGATGACTCTTGTAATTGCGACTCAGGGAATTGATATTTCAGTAGGATCAATAATAGCTATAAGTGCGGCACTTTCAGCAACAGTTATAGTTGATGGTGGATCTGTTTTTTCAGCTGTACTTATAGGCATAGCTGCAGGCTTGCTATGTGGAATATGGAATGGATTTTTAGTTTCGTATATTGGTGTTCAACCAATGGTAGGAACATTGATTCTTTATATTGTTGGAAGAGGAATTGCACAATTGATCACAGGTGGTCAAATATTAACTTTCACAAATAAAGATTTTATATTTATAGGAACTGGGTATGTATTGCTGCCAGTAGCTATCTTTATTGCACTCATAGTAGCATTAATCATGTATTTTTTAATTAGAAGAACTGCATTAGGATTATTTATTGAATCTATAGGTGTTAATGGTAATTCTTGTAAGTTTGCTGGAATTCAATCTAAGAGAGTTGTATTTTCACTTTATGTAATATGTGGGATACTTGCTGGAATAGCTGGTATAATTTTATGTTCAAATATAAAAAGTGCAGATGCTAATAATGTTGGCTTATGGCTAGAACTTGATGCAATATTAGCAACAGTTATAGGGGGAACTTCTATGGCTGGAGGTAGATTTTATCTTGGAGGGACTGTAGTTGGTGCATTATTTATTCAAACTTTAACAACTACAATTTATAGTTTAGGAGTACCACCAGAAATCACACAAGTGGTTAAAGCTATAGTTGTTATAGTTGTTTGTATAATTCAATCTCCTGAATTTAGAAAAATGATTAATGTAAAGAAAAACAATAAGGTGAATGTAAAAGAAAAAGAGGTGATTGGAGCATGA
- the yjfF gene encoding galactofuranose ABC transporter, permease protein YjfF, whose translation MNKSIEKKSKFRINKDYISIYATIALFILLFLIGSVLYDGFLSIQVFSNLFIDNAYLIVVAIGEAVAILTGGIDLSVGAMIAFVSMITASLLQKGVNPFLVMIIVLLVGIVFGTVQGILIQKFNLHPWIVTLAGMFFARGSSYIISIDTIIIDNPVFSKISSYRISIFPGAFISINVVVSLIVLAAAVYMLKFTKFGRTVYAIGGNENSAKLMGLPVEKTKILVYTFSGFCSSLGGLLFTIYTLSGYGLHCNGMEMDAIAACVIGGILLTGGSGNIIGPLFGVLTTGIIQSLIMFDGTLNSWWTKIAVGMLLFIFIALQRIIVIRDEKRKVTSS comes from the coding sequence ATGAATAAATCAATAGAAAAAAAGTCAAAGTTTAGGATAAATAAAGATTACATTTCAATTTATGCAACAATAGCTTTATTTATATTATTATTTTTAATTGGTTCAGTTTTATATGATGGTTTTTTATCAATACAAGTATTTTCTAATCTATTTATAGATAATGCTTATCTTATAGTTGTAGCGATTGGTGAAGCAGTAGCAATATTAACTGGAGGAATAGATCTTTCAGTTGGAGCTATGATAGCATTTGTGAGTATGATTACTGCAAGTTTACTTCAAAAGGGAGTAAATCCTTTTCTAGTAATGATAATAGTTCTTTTAGTTGGAATAGTATTCGGAACAGTTCAAGGTATATTGATTCAAAAATTCAATTTACATCCATGGATAGTAACTTTAGCAGGTATGTTCTTTGCAAGAGGTTCCAGTTATATTATAAGTATAGATACAATCATAATTGATAATCCTGTATTTAGTAAAATATCATCATATAGAATATCGATATTTCCTGGTGCATTTATATCAATTAATGTGGTTGTGAGTTTAATAGTATTAGCAGCAGCTGTTTATATGTTAAAGTTCACTAAGTTTGGAAGGACAGTATATGCAATTGGTGGAAATGAAAATTCAGCAAAATTAATGGGATTGCCAGTTGAAAAGACAAAAATACTTGTGTATACATTCTCAGGTTTTTGTTCATCATTAGGTGGATTGCTATTTACAATATATACACTTTCAGGATATGGATTGCATTGTAATGGTATGGAGATGGATGCAATCGCAGCGTGTGTAATAGGTGGTATATTGCTAACAGGAGGAAGCGGAAATATTATAGGACCATTATTTGGAGTACTCACAACAGGGATTATTCAAAGCCTTATAATGTTTGATGGAACTTTGAATTCATGGTGGACTAAAATAGCGGTTGGTATGTTATTGTTTATATTTATAGCATTGCAAAGAATTATTGTTATTAGAGATGAAAAGAGAAAAGTAACATCAAGTTAA
- a CDS encoding cache domain-containing sensor histidine kinase produces the protein MKRIKTYLMNKSIGYKLIFYFFIVILGLIITITTLGNLLYKESINHSQNENTNQIIKQINNGIDVYIKNTENIINYMSTDPRILNFFQENKDEEVSIDDEAYKSIYRFTKFNPEIAGIMIVNVKGGYVSDVMNKVSKDSLTNEQWYLKAYNEPKTIHLFTKPIGRNINNIFQYSADEVFSVSKAVIDPISKDIKGVILIDIKLDIIKEVIENAKPGTAGFIYILDDKNDIVYTPINKIVYRIKDEWIDGIDNKVAIKNIDGDNYQLTKSVSDYTGWQTIGVFPESEGLRVIKYIRYYSIIIGIIALIIAEILVIIFTKSIVNPILKLKKLMKKAQEGDLTVSFNSKYNDEIGELGGSFNNMVKEINNLINLVHIEEKKKRIAEMNVLQAQIKPHFMYNTLDTIRWMAEEHNEDDIVEIIEAFTNLLRISLSKGKEIITVKEELKHIEGYLTIQKIRYEDKLNYKIEFDENILDYKLTKLILQPLIENSIYHGIKEKRGVGNIIIIGKVKDEMLYFSVSDNGKGIDKQLLNKINNDLLNRKINDNKIGYGIFNVNERIQIMYGKKYGLTYKSIYGEGTIVEVRHPIIQ, from the coding sequence TTGAAAAGAATAAAAACTTACTTAATGAATAAAAGCATAGGGTATAAACTTATATTTTATTTTTTTATAGTAATTTTAGGATTAATAATAACAATAACTACTTTAGGAAATTTATTATATAAAGAATCTATAAACCATTCTCAAAATGAAAATACCAATCAAATAATAAAACAAATTAATAATGGTATTGATGTTTATATTAAAAATACAGAAAATATTATTAATTATATGTCGACAGATCCTAGAATATTAAATTTTTTTCAAGAGAATAAAGATGAGGAAGTTTCAATAGATGATGAAGCATACAAGTCAATATATAGATTTACAAAGTTTAACCCTGAAATTGCTGGAATAATGATTGTAAATGTTAAAGGTGGATATGTTAGTGATGTTATGAATAAGGTTTCAAAAGATTCGTTAACTAATGAACAATGGTATTTAAAAGCATATAACGAACCTAAAACAATACATTTATTCACCAAACCCATAGGAAGGAACATAAATAATATATTTCAATATTCTGCAGATGAAGTTTTTTCTGTTTCTAAGGCTGTTATAGATCCTATAAGTAAGGATATTAAAGGAGTAATTCTTATTGATATAAAATTAGATATTATTAAGGAAGTTATTGAGAATGCAAAACCAGGAACAGCAGGCTTTATATATATTTTGGATGATAAGAACGATATAGTATATACTCCCATAAACAAAATTGTATATAGAATTAAAGATGAGTGGATAGATGGTATAGATAATAAAGTAGCAATAAAAAATATTGATGGGGACAATTATCAACTAACAAAGAGTGTTTCTGATTATACAGGCTGGCAGACTATAGGCGTATTTCCTGAAAGCGAAGGTTTAAGAGTTATAAAATATATAAGATATTATTCTATAATAATAGGTATAATAGCATTAATTATTGCTGAAATATTAGTTATAATTTTCACAAAATCTATAGTTAATCCAATTCTAAAACTAAAGAAGCTTATGAAAAAAGCACAAGAAGGAGATTTAACAGTATCATTTAATTCGAAATATAATGATGAAATAGGAGAACTTGGCGGTTCATTTAATAATATGGTTAAAGAAATAAATAATCTTATTAATTTAGTTCATATAGAAGAGAAAAAGAAGAGAATAGCTGAAATGAACGTTTTACAGGCTCAAATAAAACCACATTTTATGTATAATACATTGGACACAATACGTTGGATGGCAGAAGAACATAATGAAGATGACATAGTAGAAATAATAGAAGCATTTACTAATTTGTTAAGAATAAGTTTGAGTAAAGGTAAGGAAATAATAACTGTTAAAGAAGAATTAAAGCATATAGAAGGTTATTTGACAATACAAAAAATAAGATATGAAGACAAACTTAACTATAAAATTGAATTTGATGAAAATATATTAGACTATAAGTTAACAAAATTGATATTGCAGCCTTTAATAGAGAATTCAATTTATCATGGGATTAAAGAAAAAAGAGGTGTTGGAAATATAATTATAATTGGTAAAGTTAAAGATGAAATGCTTTATTTTTCTGTATCTGATAACGGGAAAGGAATTGATAAACAGCTATTAAATAAGATTAATAATGATTTATTAAATCGTAAAATTAATGATAATAAAATAGGATACGGGATTTTTAATGTAAATGAAAGAATACAAATCATGTATGGAAAGAAATATGGTTTAACTTATAAAAGTATTTATGGAGAAGGTACGATTGTAGAGGTGAGACATCCTATAATACAATAA
- a CDS encoding glycoside-pentoside-hexuronide (GPH):cation symporter, which translates to MKQRISYALGAFGHDIYYATLSTYFMIFVTKSMFTGAPKDVQGKMIALVTTLVVAIRLIEIVFDPIIGGVIDNTKSRWGKFRPWLCIGGTVSAVCLAMLFTNFFGLATSNQTLFTILFVIVFVILDCTYSFKDIAFWSMIPALSENSSERGKLATFARFASSLGANGTTLAVVPIVSFFTLFISGHPGQEASGWFAFGLIAAVIYGVTSWIAAFGTKEKDSVLRKQSEKTSIKDIFSALVKNDQLMWLALAYMLFAVAYVATTAVLMLYFQYVIGNIAAFSVVGIVSAVCGIIAVPIFPVITKFISRKYVYVLGIVSMLIGYVFLSMSSASSMTLIVIGLVFLYFPYQLIFLSVLMTLSDAVEYGQWKNGVRNEAVTLSLRPLLDKIAGALSNGILGFISVTCGMIGNAQASDITAKGITTFKMYSFYLPAALMIISAIIFLIKIKLTEEKHAQIVKELEATL; encoded by the coding sequence ATGAAACAAAGAATTTCATATGCATTAGGTGCATTTGGCCATGACATTTATTACGCAACATTATCAACATATTTCATGATTTTTGTTACGAAATCTATGTTTACTGGAGCACCAAAGGATGTTCAAGGAAAAATGATAGCATTAGTTACTACATTAGTTGTAGCAATAAGGTTAATTGAAATTGTATTCGATCCAATTATTGGAGGAGTTATAGACAATACTAAATCGAGATGGGGTAAATTCCGTCCATGGCTTTGCATTGGTGGAACAGTCAGTGCAGTCTGCTTGGCAATGTTATTTACTAATTTCTTTGGTTTAGCTACAAGTAATCAAACTTTATTTACAATTCTTTTTGTAATTGTTTTCGTTATTTTAGATTGCACATATTCATTTAAAGATATCGCATTTTGGTCAATGATACCTGCACTTAGCGAGAACTCAAGTGAACGTGGAAAATTAGCAACATTTGCTCGTTTCGCTTCATCATTAGGAGCAAATGGAACAACGCTTGCAGTAGTGCCTATAGTTTCATTTTTTACATTATTTATTAGTGGACACCCTGGTCAGGAAGCTAGTGGATGGTTTGCCTTTGGTCTTATAGCAGCAGTAATTTATGGTGTTACAAGTTGGATAGCAGCATTTGGAACAAAAGAGAAGGATAGTGTCTTGCGTAAACAAAGTGAAAAGACATCAATTAAAGATATATTCAGTGCGCTTGTTAAAAATGATCAATTAATGTGGTTAGCATTAGCATATATGTTATTTGCTGTTGCATATGTAGCTACGACAGCAGTATTGATGCTTTATTTCCAATATGTAATCGGCAACATTGCAGCATTCTCAGTTGTAGGTATTGTATCTGCAGTTTGCGGTATTATAGCAGTTCCTATATTCCCAGTTATAACTAAATTTATTTCTAGAAAATACGTTTATGTTTTAGGCATAGTATCAATGTTAATCGGATATGTATTTCTTTCTATGTCATCAGCAAGTTCTATGACACTTATTGTTATAGGTTTGGTATTCCTTTACTTCCCATACCAATTGATTTTCTTATCAGTGCTTATGACACTAAGTGATGCAGTTGAATATGGACAATGGAAAAATGGAGTTCGTAATGAAGCAGTAACATTATCACTTCGTCCTCTATTAGATAAAATAGCAGGTGCATTATCAAATGGAATCTTAGGTTTTATATCAGTGACTTGCGGTATGATTGGAAATGCACAGGCAAGTGATATAACAGCTAAAGGTATTACAACATTTAAAATGTATTCGTTTTATTTACCAGCAGCATTAATGATTATTTCAGCTATTATATTTTTAATTAAAATCAAATTAACAGAAGAAAAGCATGCTCAAATAGTAAAAGAATTAGAAGCAACATTATAA
- a CDS encoding Cof-type HAD-IIB family hydrolase, whose translation MIKLIASDMDGTLLNSNHEIDKETVMAINKAEEAGIIFAISTGREYDNVEPLLKVNDIRCQCVLMNGAEYRDEDGNILEVINIEQSVATKIINILQDAKVSARIFTNRGIYTTDTKEEALKEMTYRTKSFNPSLTLEEAIEIAKEQPYFVQLKYISDLNEFMNSDIEIRKFVAFHNDIELINKMKRVIGEIEGLAVSSSFEDNIEITHITAQKGIILAKVAKEMGLKREEVMVIGDSFNDYSMFEEFTESVAMGNAIPEIKEVAKYITDTNTNLGVAKAIYNVLEGKY comes from the coding sequence ATGATAAAGCTTATAGCATCAGATATGGATGGAACATTATTAAATTCAAATCATGAGATAGATAAAGAAACTGTAATGGCAATAAATAAGGCAGAAGAGGCTGGAATAATATTTGCTATTTCAACAGGAAGAGAATATGACAATGTTGAGCCGCTTCTTAAAGTAAATGATATAAGATGCCAATGTGTGCTTATGAACGGTGCAGAATATAGAGATGAAGATGGAAACATATTAGAAGTAATCAACATAGAACAAAGTGTAGCAACAAAAATTATAAATATATTACAAGATGCTAAAGTATCTGCACGTATATTTACAAATAGAGGAATATACACTACAGATACTAAAGAGGAAGCATTGAAAGAAATGACTTATAGGACTAAATCATTTAATCCATCATTAACGTTAGAAGAAGCTATTGAAATTGCTAAAGAGCAGCCATACTTTGTGCAACTTAAGTATATAAGTGATTTAAATGAATTTATGAATAGTGATATAGAAATAAGAAAATTTGTAGCTTTTCACAATGATATAGAGTTGATAAACAAAATGAAAAGAGTTATAGGAGAAATCGAGGGACTTGCAGTATCTTCTTCATTTGAAGACAATATAGAAATAACTCATATAACAGCTCAAAAAGGAATTATATTAGCAAAGGTAGCAAAAGAGATGGGCTTGAAGAGAGAAGAAGTTATGGTTATAGGGGATAGTTTTAATGATTATTCTATGTTTGAAGAATTTACAGAATCAGTTGCAATGGGAAATGCTATACCAGAAATAAAAGAAGTAGCAAAATATATTACAGATACTAATACAAATTTAGGTGTTGCAAAAGCAATCTATAATGTTTTAGAAGGAAAATATTAA